The genomic segment AGCAGATACAGCCACGATCTTTTTCGATTTGGGAGGATTTTCCCTGTCCAACATGGACTACACTCCGGTCAAgttcttgatcaattgtttcGAAGCTCATTACCCAGAATGCTTGGGTCACCTATTCATCCACAAGGCTCCATGGTTCTTTCAACCAATCTGGAATATCGTCAAGAACTGGCTAGATCCAGTGGTGGCCTCTAAAGTGATCTTCACAAAGAATACTAGTGATTTGGTTGACtattttgatgaagacCAAATTCCTAGATACTTGGATGGTACTAATGACTACGATTTCGACCATTATGTCAAACCTGACGCTTCCAACGATGTCAAGATGCAAGACGAGAAGACTCGTGATTCgattttggaagaaagaCAACaattaattgaaaaattcactCAAGCAACAGTCAAATGGATTGAAGCTGATTCTAAGGAAGAATCAAGCAATTTTTTGGAACAAAAGATCGATCTTGGCACTCAGATCTCGGAAAACTACTGTAAATTGGACCCTTATGTGAGATCAAGATCTCAATACGACACCCGAGGAATCctcaagatttgaaatacaaCCTTTTTGTCCTCCTTAATTTTATATAAAGATTTATGTTTGTACACATACAAGgatatatatatacgtGTGTATGTCTCTGATCGCATTAGAATTATTTATTTTGATCGAGCCACCAGGAAAAGAGCACCAAGTGTGCCATGGAAATCGATGAAGCTCTAGAATCGATTGTTAATGCCAGCGCTGAGACTCCAGAGCTATTATTAAGATCATGGcttgataaattgtatTTTGAAACCCCTCGACAAGGTTTGTCCTCTTCACACTTGAAAGCGTTAATCAACTTCATCTGCGAATCAGATCTGTTATCCATATCTACCAAGTTCTACATCGTCGAAAATTGTTTGATACCCAATGACTACGTCAATTTCGAAGTGATAGAAGAAGTAGTTAGGCATTTGGGTACCGCTAATGCTCTTTCAGCCTACAGGTTACAAGTTCCATCAAACCTTCAAGTGGCCCTTTGCAAATGGTTAGtccacatcttcttcttagtATTACCAACGAATAAATCGTTACCATATGACTCCGTTTGGATTCATCTGTGGCAATACAATTTTCTACAGAAGTGGCTGACCTACATTGTTGTTTGGTCCACCAAATCCGTTAGAGATGTTCGACCTTGGAAGATTGGccttttggaaagaataGCATGCAAATCAGCTTATACAGACAGTCAAGCATGTGCTACGTTAATTCTAAAAAGATACGCTTCATTATTAGGCCCTTCTAAATCTATTCCATCAGTGATATCAAGGATAAATTGTAATGCAAGAAGACTCAGGACATTGCAAGAACTGAAGCTAGATAGCATGTTCGTGGCCAAACTGAGAAAAGTGCTTACGAATAACCTAAATTTTACAGATGAAATGATAAATGAATTGATGTCTTCACATTTGAATCAACTGAATTTCCAATCACAACCCCATGTTATATCCCGATATAATTCTAGAGTTCCAAAAGGTAAAGTTTCCATACTACAAATGAGATCCCTCGATCAATTGGCCTGGAATTGGAACATATTAGTAGCTTCAAAAGACGTGGAACAAATAACAAATAACTATATTTCCTGGTTTTCGCTATTCCAGCTAGCCAAGAATGATCCAGTTTGGAAAATACTTGAAGATTGGATGCTAAtacaattgagaaaatgTTTCAAAAATCATACAAGAGATTTTAGAGTAGTCAAGAAAATCGTAAGGCTCTGTCAGATTCATCCTGTCTTCACAGATAAAATCttcgatgaatttttaacCTACGATTATTTACGTGGTGATCCCATCCTATTTCTTTATATCTACAGAAATCTGACACCTTTACTCGTACCAAACCCTAGTTATTTCAAAGATCTTCATAAGGATGTTCTACAACTTTTAACGTTGTGCCATCTCG from the Zygosaccharomyces rouxii strain CBS732 chromosome B complete sequence genome contains:
- the CTF3 gene encoding Ctf3p (similar to uniprot|Q7LHY6 Saccharomyces cerevisiae YLR381W CTF3 Outer kinetochore protein that forms a complex with Mcm16p and Mcm22p may bind the kinetochore to spindle microtubules), with product MEIDEALESIVNASAETPELLLRSWLDKLYFETPRQGLSSSHLKALINFICESDLLSISTKFYIVENCLIPNDYVNFEVIEEVVRHLGTANALSAYRLQVPSNLQVALCKWLVHIFFLVLPTNKSLPYDSVWIHLWQYNFLQKWLTYIVVWSTKSVRDVRPWKIGLLERIACKSAYTDSQACATLILKRYASLLGPSKSIPSVISRINCNARRLRTLQELKLDSMFVAKLRKVLTNNLNFTDEMINELMSSHLNQLNFQSQPHVISRYNSRVPKGKVSILQMRSLDQLAWNWNILVASKDVEQITNNYISWFSLFQLAKNDPVWKILEDWMLIQLRKCFKNHTRDFRVVKKIVRLCQIHPVFTDKIFDEFLTYDYLRGDPILFLYIYRNLTPLLVPNPSYFKDLHKDVLQLLTLCHLDKGTKIDKNTTPQICNSLLLSVLNWFEEDIQELIPLGLEFLHDFRILLTANLNYTIENRSITAALILTLKILPNSKNKEDFHLKKIVFPFNLMNKLITYDDPLLLDACCEYLVIVKEFLTNKEGSNKYVQGQNLHIMDLTNYLWRNKILGSKKFLDVPNEFVKSVLDNLFLPNVKDRTKFPFSITGVPALSFVFGAKLSELENDHSNIHYSGLVNEEGFKKFTREIGNTTVQWIPDIQNADDLKIAVLKYISNGGPFQHIPLFLFTFLKSLSHYIND